The following nucleotide sequence is from Bacteroidota bacterium.
CAGCATCGAACTTCAAACAACGTGCACGCATGAGTATGCTCTACTATCATGCCGAAGCACTGCATTATGCGGTGGTAGGTACACCTAACAAGCATGAGAAAGAACAAGGTTTTTTTGTTAAATATGGCGATGGTGGTGCTGATATCATGCCCATTGGCAACCTTTATAAAACTCAAGTATACCAGATTGCTGAATACCTGGGAGTACCCAAGGCTATCATCGAAAGAACACCCACTACAGATACTTACACTGCTGAACAAACACAAGAGGAGTTTTTCTATCAGTTACCCTATAATCTGATGGATCGTTACTGGTATGGATACGAAAATGGGTATTCTCCTGCTGAGGTGGGTAAGGTAATGGGCGAAACAGAAGAGCATGTGAAGAGCATGTTTGTAAACTTTGAGCGTAAATACAAAACCACCGAATATTTGCGCATGTCACCTATCCGCGACTATTTCAATGGCTCAGAAAATTGATCTTTAATCGGTAGGTTGGTTTATCTTTCGTTTAGTAATTATCAGGAAATTATTCCTTAGGTTTTATGAATTGTGTTGATTTTTTCTTTGAACAATCGAAGCACCTGCAAAAAGAATTTGTGGTAGGCAGAGAGCCAATCGATTATGTTACTCTCTACGACCGTACCCTGCAATTGGCAGACTATGTCCGTACCAGGGTTGGCAGTGGCAAGCATATTCTGCTGCTTTCAGCAAATAACACCTTTTTTGTAACGGCCTATCTGGCAATTCTGAAATCGGGAAATGCCTGTGTACCGCTTGATCCGCGTATTGAGACAGAGAATCTGCTTTATATTCAAGAGCAAACCAGCCCGGCGATGGCATTTTTAACACCCGATGTGGAAAAGCGACTTAACCTTTCTGGCATTCCTGTTATTTCTCCTGCCGGGCTTGCCGAAGTATATGAGAAAAAATCAGAGGTTCTGTTTGAAATGGAATTCGATGGCCACTCGGTAGCAGAAGTGATATTTACTTCAGGTTCTACAGGCACTCCCAAAGGAGTTATGCTTTCGCACAATAACATTATCGCCAATACCAACTCTATTGTCGAATACCTTCATCTTACCAGCCACGACCGCATTCTGGTGGTGATGCCCTTCTTCTATTGCTATGGATTGTCCTTGTTGCACACCCATCTCAGGGTAGGAGGCTCCCTAGTGCTCAACAATAGTTTTATCTTCCTGGGAGCAGTGATAAACGATTTAAAGAACAATGCCTGCACCGGGTTTGCAGGTGTGCCCAGTCATTTTCAAATTTTATTACGAAAATCGGAATCTTTTAAAACCACTTCTTTACCCGAATTAAAGTATGTAACCCAGGCAGGCGGAAAACTTTCAACCGTATTTATCGACGAATTTAGGGATGCATTTCCGCAAGTGAAGTTTTATGTCATGTATGGCCAGACCGAGGCAACCGCCAGGTTGTCCTATCTTCCACCCGAAGAATACCCCAGACGAAAAGGATCTCTTGGCAAAGGCATTCCCGGAGTAGAACTTAAAGTAGTTGACGAACAAGGAAACCAGGTGAAAACTGGTGATACTGGAGAAATTATTGCACGCGGCGGAAATGTAATGATCGGATACCTTCATGATGAAGAATCGACTACCCAGGTTATTCGCGATGGCTGGTTGCATACCGGAGACCTTGCTACCATCGATGAGGATGGATATATTTATCATTCAGCGCGCAAGAAAGAAATTATGAAAATAAACGGCAAGCGCGTAAGCCCGAAAGAAATTGAAGAGGTTATACTCAGTCTGCATGAAGTGGTCGATTGCAGCATCGAAGCTATCGAAGACGATATTCAGGGCGAAGCCATTAAAGCTGTGGTGGTAGTAAATAACCTTGGCACAACCCAAATAAATGCCGACAAAATTAAGGAACATTGCGGTAAAAAATTAGCTTTGTATAAAGTACCCAAACTGATTGAACTAAAAGAGCGTATGGAACTGAGCAGTTCTGGTAAAAAAGTTAAGGCTAAACTTTAAAACCAACTTCCATGAAAACAATAGCCTACTCGATCATTTTTATTTTTTTATTAATGGGATGCGACCAAAGTACCGAAGTGAAAGTTGAAAATCCCGATGTGAATATTCTGTTCCTGCATCACAGTACCGGAATGAATGTGTATAAAGGAAAGCGCGATTTTCTATCAGGAATACTATCTCGTTTCGAAAAATACACAGTTCCTTCATTGATTGAAGAATACAATATTCAAAACGGAGCAAAAATAGCTATCCGTGAGCAGGCTTTCCCCAAAGGGTCACCTTATCCATGGAGTAACTACCCTTACGACTACTACAACATCTGGGTTAAAAATGGCGGTACAGAACCCTTTATGGAAGAACCTACCCTCGAAATGCTTACCGCCGATTACGATGTGATTGTTTTTAAGCACTGTTTTCCTGTAAGCAATATTCTACCCAACGACAGTGTATCGGATATCAACTCCGACAAAAAAACAATTGGAAACTATACTTTACAATACCAAGCTTTAAAAGAAAAGCTACATTCTTTTGGCAACACAAAGTTTATAATCTGGACCGGAGCTGCACTTACCAAAGCATCTACCACAGAGGAAATTGCATTGCGTGCGCGTGAGTTCTTCGACTGGGTAGTAAACGAATGGGATGAGCCCGGCGATAATATTTTTGTTTGGGATTTCAGAAAACTTCAGGTAGGAGAGGGCCTTTACCTGCCTGATGAAAAGGCAAAGAATGCCTGGGACTCTCACCTTGACCCGGATTTTGGAGAACTGGCTGCACATGAATTCACCAAATATCTTATTGAGGTGGCAAATACTAATATATCCTCTAATCGCTCAGAATAAATAGTCTCAATAATGAATATTTACAGTGTAAAATTTCTGATTTACATTCTTAGTTTTTTACTCCCTTATTACTATGTAAACCGGAAAATTCAAAACCTGCTATTGTTTTCAGCCAGTTTGCTTTTTGTAGGCATCATTTCAGTTAAAGTATTGGTGATTTCTATGGTGCTGGTAGGAATCAATTATTTGGCAGGAATACTTATAAATAAAAACCTGGCGGCTCCCCTGCGAAAGACCTGGCTTGTCAGATTTGGCGTTTTTATCAATATTGGCGTATTGGTATTTTTTAAGTACCTCGGTTTTCTTATCGATAACCTTAATCAATTGCTCGGGTTAGCCGATTTGTCTGTACCCTCGATAGAATTTATTATTCCAATTGGAATTTCGTACTACACTTTTCAGGGTATCGGATACCTGCTCAATGTTTCGCGGGGAGTAGAAAAGGTTGAGACGAATATCATTCATTTCAGCATTTTTATGCTCTTTTTTCCTAAATTTATTGCCGGCCCCATCGAGCGATCGAAAGTGTTTCTGAGGCAACTAAAGCAAAAAATTGAGTTTAGCGAGTACAACCTGATTAACGGTTTTCAGCTGATTATTCTCGGCGCGTTTATGAAAATGGTGATAGGCGACAGGCTGGCAATGATGGTGAATTACCTGCATTCCGATATGCCACATATCCATGGAGGTATGTATATGCTCATTTTCCTGTTGCAACCTATGCATCTTTATTTCGATTTCTCGGGCTATACGCGTATTGCCTTGGGCATTGGAAAACTCTTTGGAATTTCACTCACAGACAACTTCAATCGGCCATTCTTTGCCAGAAGTGTGGGTGAATTCTGGAAACGTTGGCATATTTCATTGTCCACCTGGTGCAACGATTATATTTTCAATCACATCATTATAAAACGTCTTAAATGGCGCAAATGGGCTTCGGTGTATGCCCTTATGATAACTTTTTTTGTGGTTGGAATCTGGCATGGACCCAACTGGACTTATATTGCAGTAGGTTTGCTCCAGGGTATTGCCATTAATTACGAGTTTTTTACCAAGAAATGGAGGCTCCGAACAATAGGTAAACTCCCTCTTCGGCTTAATAGGTTGATAAGCATATCGTTAACCTATTTGTTCTTCTGTTTTACCCTGATATTCTTCAATTCCGGTACCATAAGAGATGCCTTATACTTCATCTCACATTTGTTTGCCAGCTTGTCGCCCGATGGCATTGGTGTTTTTGGTTTGAAAAATTATTTGTTTGTTGCCTTTGGCATTCTTTTCTTTTTCTTACTAGAGTTTCGTCAGGAATATTGGAACGAGTCGCCTTACGATATAATTTCCCGAACACCTAAGCTTATTCGTTGGGGAGTCTATTACCTGCTCACTTTTCTGATCATGTTTTATTCTGGCCCCGAATCGTCGTTTGTATACATGCAGTTTTAGATAAAAATGAAATTAAGAAATCACATACGATCATAGAAAAGCTTTTACTGAATGAAACGTGTATTTGTACATCTTCTGTTGTTTTTATTACCCTTCTTGCTGAATATCGCAATAGTTTATATTGTTGATCCCTATAACCTTATTCATGAAGGTAAATATATATCTGATGAGGCTAAAAATAAATGCATTCGCCGCACTGCAGCCACCATACCACGTGGACAGGTTCCCTGGAAAATGGCTATGTACGACCGAAATCCCATACCTAATGTAGTGTTTGGCGATTCACGCATGACACACCTGAATGGCGATTATTTTACCCAAAATACCGGCGAGGAACTTTTTAATTTTGCCATTGCCGGGGGTAATTTGCGAACCTCTATCGATTTTTTCTGGTTCTGTACCACCAAAACATCACTTAAAAGGGTGTTCTTCCAGGTTGGGTTCATCAATTTCAACGATAAAGTTTATTACGATATAGTGGCACCCTATTGGAAGTTTTCCAGTAATTTGCTTACCTATTTCACTAATCAGAATGTGTGCATCGATACCTATTCAGTACTCTACTACCTGGCAACAGACAACGAAGATTTTGTGAATATCGATTTCCGCGAACGATCTATTGATTTATGGCAGCGCGGATACGACCTCATTGACTTGCGCATGAACGATTTTGTCTATCCTTCGAATTACCTGAACGAATACAGAAAGATTGTAAATTATTGCAAGGAAAATGGAATTGAGATCTACTTTATTCACATACCCAATCATCGTAGTTTTATCGACAAGATTCGTGAATACGATAAGGAAAAAGAGTATCAGGCCTATTTCGAGGACTTAAAAAGCCTCAGTCCTTTAATCAACCCTACTTCTCTTTTCAATTTTACCCAAATCGACGAAAATTATAAAGATGTATTTCATTTTAAAACAGAATTTGCCGACTCCATATCGAACGAAATCTGGAAGCAATATATTCACGTCTATTTTCAACCACCACTTGCCCAGCAAACCGGACAATAAATGACTGATGTGATAATCATCGGAACCGGAATTGTGGGTCTGGCAACTGGCTTGCAACTTCTGGAAAAGTCTCCACATCTGCGTGTGAAATTTCTCGAAAAAGAACCCGGGCCTGCTATGCACCAGACGGGCCATAACAGCGGGGTTATTCATGCAGGAGTATATTACAAACCAGGTAGCTTAAAAGCAACCAACTGCCTCGAAGGATACCGTAAGCTCATCGATTTCTGTACACGAGCGAATGTACCATTCGAATTATGCGGAAAACTAATTGTGGCCACAGAAGCCCAGGAGGTTCCAAGGCTTGAAAGCCTTTTTGAGCGCGCTCAACAGAACGGGCTTGTTCGTGTAAAAAAGCTTTCTGCCTCTGAAATTAAACAATACGAGCCTCATGCTTCAGGCTTGGCAGCCTTGCACGTACCCTACACAGGCATTATAAACTATGGCGAATTAGCCAGAAAATATGCTGCCATTCTGCAGGAAAAGTATGCTGTTTCTATTCATTACAGCCATGAAGTAACACAGATAGAAAAAAAACATGCAGGAGTTGAAGTGATTACTAATCAAGGGGCTTTCGAGGCACGCTTTATTATTAACACCGCAGGACTTTATAGCGACCAGATTGCACTCATGACTGAGGATGACCTCGATGTGCGTATCATTCCCTTCAGGGGAGAATATGTGGAGTTGAACAAGGAAAAACAATACCTGGTTCGCAACCTCATTTATCCTGTTCCAAATCCTGATTTTCCGTTTTTAGGTGTACACTTTACCAGGCTAATAGAAGGCGGTATTGAAGCAGGGCCAAATGCAGTTTGGGCTTTTGCGCGCGAAGGTTATTCTTTCCCCGATTTTAACATTAAGAATATTGTTGGGGATCTTGTCTGGCCTGGATTTCGCAGGGTGATGAAACAATATTGGAAAACTGGTTTGGGTGAGTATTACAGATCATTTTCGCACAAAGCACTTGTAAGGTCAATGCAAAAACTTGTTCCTTCAATACAGGCAGGAGATTTTAGGGAGGGGGGGGCAGGAGTTCGAGCCCAGGCCTGCCACAAAAGCGGAGGCTTAATAGACGATTTTTTAATTCGCGAAAACAAATGGGCCATCAACGTGCTGAATGCACCTTCGCCTGCAGCTACGGCCTCATTGGCTATTGGCGAAACAATAGCTAATCTGGCCCTTAAACGTTCTCATTAGATTCGTGTAAAGGCATTTTACCTGAACATTCGAATTAATTCTTTTTGTCTTTTTGTTTGTTGAGCATATTGATAATCATCCGGCTTTCGCCTTCGCAGGTATGAAAGATTACAATCCGCTCACGCTCGTTGCATAAACAGTGAGTGTATAAATCGCATCCCAGTACCGAATCGATTGCAACCAGACTGTCTTTCAGATGGTACTTAAAAATGTAATAAGTGTAATCGAAATAGAAAACCTTGACAGTATCGTCGGTTTCAGTGATGTAATAGGTACGGTCGTCGATGTTAAATGTGTCGCGGATATAAATAAAAGACCGACGGCTACTTAATACAAGCGGTGTGGTATCGACATAACTAATTTTTGTGCGGGTACGCACTTGGGTAAGATATACAGTATCGTTGATGATACGCTCTGTAAAAACCGTGTCGGAAATAGTACTCATTGCTGTGTCGGCCACCTGATGCAGAATCTGCTTCTGATGCCTAATCTGGTTAGAAATAACTAATATCAATATAATTACTACCAGTATTGCAATTGTAATCTGATAGCCAAGTTGTCTGTTTTTTTCTGACATGACACTAGTTTTTAAATGGGTAATATAAATTACTCATTTTTAAAACCAATTTCAAGCATTAGCAGATAATAAATGTTTTGTATCCAATTTTCCAGAAGATAAATTCACTTAGGTTATATAAAAAAGCCGGCAGGCTTTACGCTTACCGGCTTTAAAGAAGTTTTATCTCTTTTTAGGCTTAGCTACACTATTTGGTAGCATTTTCGAGCCTTTTCATAATCGAGAAGATGAATATGGCAGCGAGAATGCAGCAGATAATAAATATTCCCCAAAGTATATAAAGGTCTACCATACCCCACAAAAGGCTTCCTACAAAAAGGAATTTGTTACCTATGGCAGTTGCCAGCAACCAGCCACCTTGCATAAGACCCTGGAAGCGTGCTGGGGCAACTTTGGCCACAAACGATAAACCGATAGGACTTAGAAAGAGTTCGGCAATGGTTAAAATGAGGTAAGAACTCATAAGCCAGTAGGGCGAAACTCTGTTTATCTCTTCTACTGCCACGCCCGCCATTTCTTTGGGAGAAACCAAGCCAAGCGAAGAGATTAATACCAATACAAACCCAAGGGCAGCTATAATCATTCCGATACCAATTTTACGCGGAGACGAAGGCTCCTGGCCACGCTTGCCCAACCAGGCAAAAATACCCATCACTACGGGAGTTAAGGCTACAATGAACAAGGGATTAAATGACTGAAATACTTCAGGTGAAATCAGGTTGAGGGTGTCGTTATTACGTGCGAAATAATAACATAGTACTCCAAATGCCACAAAACCCACAGCTCCAATTAACTTGTTTGATCCTTTTTTTCCAAAGAAAATCATGGCGCTGGATGCAATTGCACCAATTACGGCCAGAATAGACCAAATGTTAAAAAAGAGGTTGGTAAACGGACCAACGTATTGTGCTGTATAGTCTCTTGCAAAGAAGGTAAGGGTTAGTCCATTCTGGTGGAAAGACATCCAAAAGAAAATAACAACAATAAACACCAGGAAGAGAGCCTTTACTCTTGGCTTTTCTTCTTTCGTCGATATCTGGAAAATCAGGGTAATAAATCCAACAAATAAACCTACTGCCAGACCCATTTTATAATCAATGTCTTTGATGGTGGTATAGCCATCGGCAATATGAAATAAAATTGCCACCACTATTACCAAACCCAGAGAAATCAGAATGTATTTGAGGTTATTGGCCAGGTTGAGTGCAGGCTTGGTTTCGGTAGCGACATTATTCTTTTTCTCTTCTTTCATTATTTTATGTTTCGAAGGAAGAAGTTTGTTGAAGATAACATACACCAACAAGGATACAATCATGGCACCGGCAGCTATGGCAAAGGCATAGTTAAAACCTGCCGAAAATACACTGATGTAGTCATTCGCAAAAGCGGTAAGGTCTGCAGCCGATTTTCCTCCATCGGGAATGATGGCTGCATTGGCAAGGGTTTGGAATTGCTCGGTATCTTTTAAAGTGCCATTTAAAAACTGGTGGCTCAGCAAAGGCAGGTTGGCATTTTCGAAATAGCCATTGTGTTTAAGCCAGAATTCTTTTATTCCTTTTGCCACAAAGGGAGCAAAGAAGGCCCCAATGTTGATACCCATATAAAAAATCATGAAGGCACCATCGCGGGATTTCTTGTACTTTTCGTCGTCGTACATCTGTCCGACAACTGCCTGCAGGTTTCCTTTGAACAATCCGTTGCCCAGTGCAATAATGAGCAGGGCAGCCACAGAAACCCATAGTTCCAGGCCTGGTATTGCAATGATGAGGTAACCAGAGAACATAATTACCTGACCGATGAGAATCACCGTCTTATACCGTTTTGTCCAGTCGGCAAGCATACCCCCAATTAAAGCCAGGGCATAAATGGCAAAATAGAACCACGAATAGATGCTGCCAGCCGAATCGGCATCAAGGCCATACCTGGCTTGCAGAAACATAACCAGAATAGCCATCATCGTGTAAAATCCAAAGCGCTCTCCCATGTTGGTGAAAAACGCAACTAGTAGCCCCTTCGGGTGACCTTTTAACATAGGTGTAAGAATTAAATTGTTTCGAAATCAAAGTCCTTGTCGACAAATATAGAGGATTTTTTATTCGTGAAAATGATTTTTACTTCTTCCAGGTGTTTCTCATCCATGAGATGGGAACCATAAGCAAAACATGAGATAAAGTAAGTAAAACTCCATTTCTTATTGAAAAATGCAGAAAGAATGCTTTGCTCTTACTAAATTTGAGTTTAGAAACCTCAATTCAATTTGAAAAATGGGCAAAGTCTTTACGGCTGAACAGATACGCGCCATCGATGCTTATACCATCGAACACGAGCCCATTCAATCAGTTGATCTTATGGAAAGAGCTGCAACTGCTCTGGCCGATTGGATTTGCCAGCACTTCGAACCCCACACAGCCTTTGTTTTTTTTGCAGGGCCGGGCAACAATGGGGGCGATGCCTGGGCACTTGCAAGAATTCTGCACAAAAGGCATTTTCATAGGCTGCGGTTTTTTTTGTTACAAACCTCCGGAGAGCTTTCGCCTGATTCGGAAATTAACCGCAGACGACTCGATGCCGAAACAAACCTGAAACCTCATAGCATAGGTTCAGAGGCTGAATTTCCTGAAATTGCCCCGACGGAATGGATAATTGATGCACTTTTTGGTTCGGGATTAAAGCGACCACTTGAGGGTGTGGAATGCCAACTTGTAAAATACCTTAACCGAACTTTAAAAGCTGGCACCATTGCTATCGACATACCCAGTGGTTTGTTTTGCGACAGCAACCATGCGAATATATCTGAATGTATAGTGCATGCCGATTATACCCTGAGCTTTCAATTCCCGAAATTCAGTTTCTTCCTGAGCGACCATCAATCAATTGTTGGTCATTGGGAGGTGCTTGATATTGGGCTGCATGCAAGAGCAATTGAAGAAACTCCAACCCTATACCGTTTTATTGCCCAGCCTGATATGGCTCCCATGTTGAAAAAGCGAAGTAAATTCTCACACAAGGGAAGTTATGGTCATGCACTCATTGTTGCAGGCAGTTATGGAATGATGGGGGCTGCTGTTTTGTCTACTCGCGCTGCCGTGTCGGCAGGGGCAGGGCTTGTTACAGCGCATATTCCCCGGTTAGGTTATGAAATCATTCAGACTACTGTGCCTGAAGCCCTTACCGAAATTGATGAGTCGGACCTGATATTTACCTCCACAGGAAGTCTCGACCGATATACTGCCATTGCAATAGGACCCGGCATCAATACCAAGCACAATACCACTAAAGCTTTGAAAGTTCTGCTGGGGCAAACGAAAGTGCCTCTTGTGATTGATGCCGATGGGCTGAATATACTCGCAGACAATAGACCTTGGCTGGAGGAGTTGCCTGCCGGCACAATTCTTACACCCCATCCGGGTGAGTTCGATCGACTAACCCAAAAGCATAAAAGTCATTATGATCGGATCCTAAGTCAACAGCAATTTTCAGAAAAGTATCAGGTAGTGATAGTGCTCAAAGGGGCGCATACTTCTGTATCGTTTAGCGATAGGAGTCTGTGGTTCAATACCACCGGAAATGCCGGAATGGCCACAGGAGGAAGTGGTGATGTACTAACGGGGGTAATTTGTGCGTTATTAGCCCAGGGATATACCAATAAGGAAGCCACTTTATTAGGGGTATATATCCATGGAATGGCTGGAGATCTGGCATTAATGGATAAGGGCTTCCATGCCCTTACAGCCAGCGATATTATTAATAAGCTTGGTAAAGCGTTTAAAACCATTGAATAAAATGAGTAAGATTTTCATTATCCTTATCGTTGCAATTACTTTTTCGTGCGCACCCGGATACATTGTTACTACTAACCTAAAGAACAGGGCTGCCTTTGAAAATAATGGCCAGGTATATATGCTCCCTAAAACGCAACTGGCCATACAAATTAATTTTACCAAAACCGATTTTACCCCTGGCCCTTATCACATGTATGCAAAGAAGTACCTTGGCATAGAAGGTGCAAGGGCGATTTCTGCCAGTCATTATCTAATTGAGGACATTCAGTTTTTCAGTAGCTCTTTGCCGGATTCAGATCATCAGTATTCGGTGCGCAATGTAAATTATGGTTCCCTGTCCGAGTTACTTTCTCCTTTCGTGCAAAAAGGACTTATTCTTCAGGATTCCCTACCGGCTGAGCAAAGGAATTTTTTTGGAACACCTTTCGAAAAAGAGAGTATTGATTTTACCGATTTAAGTGTGAGACCTTTTTACCTTACCGAATCGGATATGAAAGACAAATCGAGGCTGGCTTTAACAGAAGCTGCAACTACAAACTCAAAGTCAGGGCAGGGCACTGTCAAGTCACTTGAAGAAAAGGCCGTTGAGGCCGCTCAATTTATTATCAAACTAAGGAAGCGTCGTTTTAAACTTATCTCCGGTCAATACGAGGTATTTCCCGAAGGAGCATCGCTTGCAGTAAGCGCAGCCGAACTGGACAAGCTGGAAAAAGAATACCTGACTTTATTTATAGGCAAGGAAGAAACAACAAGCTTAACAAGGACTTATCGCCTGATACCTTCAGATGAAGAGAATTTTCAGCGTTTTGTGCTGACTAAGTTTTCCCCGGAATCGGGTTTTCATCCGGTTTCCGGCAACATGGGCGATGACCTGGTTGTTCAACTTACGGGTATGGAAACCATTCAAACACTCACACAGTTGCAGCTTCCAGAAGGTACAGTGAATACTAACCTCTTTTTTTATCGTATTCCGGAAATGGCGCAGGTTAAGATTTTTTTTGGCAGTCATGAAATTGCCGACGCCCAATTGCCGGTATTTCAGCTAGGTGCTTTAATACCGTATTATGTGGCGCCTAAAAAATAGAATTATTCTGCTGGTACAGGAGACACATAGTTGGCAGACCAATCTTCAAACGTTTGGGTTTTATAATGTTCCCCAGAGATAAAATGAATGACTTTGTCGAATTGCTGTGCTTTTGTATAACCAGGCAGGGAGGTAATGATATTCAGCTTTTCGTCCAGAAAAACCACATAAGGATAGCCTGTAGCACCCAGGGCAGCAGCTAGCTGGTGAGAGCCACGAGAACCATTGCTTACATACTTAAAGGTTGATCCCTGAATGACAATATCTTCTTTTTGTTCGGCATTGAATTTAACCGGATAAAAATTATTGTTGAGGTGCTCAGACACTAAAGGCTGCATAAACGTGTTCTTGTCCATTACCTTGCACCATCCGCACCAATCGGTATATACATCTACCATAATCTTCTTCGGACTAGTTTGGTTGAGTGCAATGGCTTCTTCCATTCCAACCCATTTTACGCCCTGAGCATTGGAAGTTAAATTAAACGCCACGAAGGCAATGGTTATCAGTAAG
It contains:
- a CDS encoding AMP-binding protein, whose product is MNCVDFFFEQSKHLQKEFVVGREPIDYVTLYDRTLQLADYVRTRVGSGKHILLLSANNTFFVTAYLAILKSGNACVPLDPRIETENLLYIQEQTSPAMAFLTPDVEKRLNLSGIPVISPAGLAEVYEKKSEVLFEMEFDGHSVAEVIFTSGSTGTPKGVMLSHNNIIANTNSIVEYLHLTSHDRILVVMPFFYCYGLSLLHTHLRVGGSLVLNNSFIFLGAVINDLKNNACTGFAGVPSHFQILLRKSESFKTTSLPELKYVTQAGGKLSTVFIDEFRDAFPQVKFYVMYGQTEATARLSYLPPEEYPRRKGSLGKGIPGVELKVVDEQGNQVKTGDTGEIIARGGNVMIGYLHDEESTTQVIRDGWLHTGDLATIDEDGYIYHSARKKEIMKINGKRVSPKEIEEVILSLHEVVDCSIEAIEDDIQGEAIKAVVVVNNLGTTQINADKIKEHCGKKLALYKVPKLIELKERMELSSSGKKVKAKL
- a CDS encoding MBOAT family protein gives rise to the protein MNIYSVKFLIYILSFLLPYYYVNRKIQNLLLFSASLLFVGIISVKVLVISMVLVGINYLAGILINKNLAAPLRKTWLVRFGVFINIGVLVFFKYLGFLIDNLNQLLGLADLSVPSIEFIIPIGISYYTFQGIGYLLNVSRGVEKVETNIIHFSIFMLFFPKFIAGPIERSKVFLRQLKQKIEFSEYNLINGFQLIILGAFMKMVIGDRLAMMVNYLHSDMPHIHGGMYMLIFLLQPMHLYFDFSGYTRIALGIGKLFGISLTDNFNRPFFARSVGEFWKRWHISLSTWCNDYIFNHIIIKRLKWRKWASVYALMITFFVVGIWHGPNWTYIAVGLLQGIAINYEFFTKKWRLRTIGKLPLRLNRLISISLTYLFFCFTLIFFNSGTIRDALYFISHLFASLSPDGIGVFGLKNYLFVAFGILFFFLLEFRQEYWNESPYDIISRTPKLIRWGVYYLLTFLIMFYSGPESSFVYMQF
- the lhgO gene encoding L-2-hydroxyglutarate oxidase, with product MTDVIIIGTGIVGLATGLQLLEKSPHLRVKFLEKEPGPAMHQTGHNSGVIHAGVYYKPGSLKATNCLEGYRKLIDFCTRANVPFELCGKLIVATEAQEVPRLESLFERAQQNGLVRVKKLSASEIKQYEPHASGLAALHVPYTGIINYGELARKYAAILQEKYAVSIHYSHEVTQIEKKHAGVEVITNQGAFEARFIINTAGLYSDQIALMTEDDLDVRIIPFRGEYVELNKEKQYLVRNLIYPVPNPDFPFLGVHFTRLIEGGIEAGPNAVWAFAREGYSFPDFNIKNIVGDLVWPGFRRVMKQYWKTGLGEYYRSFSHKALVRSMQKLVPSIQAGDFREGGAGVRAQACHKSGGLIDDFLIRENKWAINVLNAPSPAATASLAIGETIANLALKRSH
- a CDS encoding MFS transporter; the encoded protein is MLKGHPKGLLVAFFTNMGERFGFYTMMAILVMFLQARYGLDADSAGSIYSWFYFAIYALALIGGMLADWTKRYKTVILIGQVIMFSGYLIIAIPGLELWVSVAALLIIALGNGLFKGNLQAVVGQMYDDEKYKKSRDGAFMIFYMGINIGAFFAPFVAKGIKEFWLKHNGYFENANLPLLSHQFLNGTLKDTEQFQTLANAAIIPDGGKSAADLTAFANDYISVFSAGFNYAFAIAAGAMIVSLLVYVIFNKLLPSKHKIMKEEKKNNVATETKPALNLANNLKYILISLGLVIVVAILFHIADGYTTIKDIDYKMGLAVGLFVGFITLIFQISTKEEKPRVKALFLVFIVVIFFWMSFHQNGLTLTFFARDYTAQYVGPFTNLFFNIWSILAVIGAIASSAMIFFGKKGSNKLIGAVGFVAFGVLCYYFARNNDTLNLISPEVFQSFNPLFIVALTPVVMGIFAWLGKRGQEPSSPRKIGIGMIIAALGFVLVLISSLGLVSPKEMAGVAVEEINRVSPYWLMSSYLILTIAELFLSPIGLSFVAKVAPARFQGLMQGGWLLATAIGNKFLFVGSLLWGMVDLYILWGIFIICCILAAIFIFSIMKRLENATK
- a CDS encoding NAD(P)H-hydrate dehydratase, with the protein product MGKVFTAEQIRAIDAYTIEHEPIQSVDLMERAATALADWICQHFEPHTAFVFFAGPGNNGGDAWALARILHKRHFHRLRFFLLQTSGELSPDSEINRRRLDAETNLKPHSIGSEAEFPEIAPTEWIIDALFGSGLKRPLEGVECQLVKYLNRTLKAGTIAIDIPSGLFCDSNHANISECIVHADYTLSFQFPKFSFFLSDHQSIVGHWEVLDIGLHARAIEETPTLYRFIAQPDMAPMLKKRSKFSHKGSYGHALIVAGSYGMMGAAVLSTRAAVSAGAGLVTAHIPRLGYEIIQTTVPEALTEIDESDLIFTSTGSLDRYTAIAIGPGINTKHNTTKALKVLLGQTKVPLVIDADGLNILADNRPWLEELPAGTILTPHPGEFDRLTQKHKSHYDRILSQQQFSEKYQVVIVLKGAHTSVSFSDRSLWFNTTGNAGMATGGSGDVLTGVICALLAQGYTNKEATLLGVYIHGMAGDLALMDKGFHALTASDIINKLGKAFKTIE
- a CDS encoding DUF4831 family protein; the encoded protein is MSKIFIILIVAITFSCAPGYIVTTNLKNRAAFENNGQVYMLPKTQLAIQINFTKTDFTPGPYHMYAKKYLGIEGARAISASHYLIEDIQFFSSSLPDSDHQYSVRNVNYGSLSELLSPFVQKGLILQDSLPAEQRNFFGTPFEKESIDFTDLSVRPFYLTESDMKDKSRLALTEAATTNSKSGQGTVKSLEEKAVEAAQFIIKLRKRRFKLISGQYEVFPEGASLAVSAAELDKLEKEYLTLFIGKEETTSLTRTYRLIPSDEENFQRFVLTKFSPESGFHPVSGNMGDDLVVQLTGMETIQTLTQLQLPEGTVNTNLFFYRIPEMAQVKIFFGSHEIADAQLPVFQLGALIPYYVAPKK
- a CDS encoding DUF255 domain-containing protein produces the protein MKILLITIAFVAFNLTSNAQGVKWVGMEEAIALNQTSPKKIMVDVYTDWCGWCKVMDKNTFMQPLVSEHLNNNFYPVKFNAEQKEDIVIQGSTFKYVSNGSRGSHQLAAALGATGYPYVVFLDEKLNIITSLPGYTKAQQFDKVIHFISGEHYKTQTFEDWSANYVSPVPAE